The Blautia pseudococcoides genome segment GGATACATTGCTCTTTGGTGTGTCTGCCCGCGCAGGCTGAACATCAGTGAGAGGAAACAGGAGTGGTACTTTGCAGCCGCGGGGCTTTGTGGCGTGACCCTGTATTACCTGTTTGAAAATATAGCGCTGACTTATACACTGGCTTCCAATGTGGGTGTTATTATTTCTATCGCGCCATTTTTTACGGTTATATTCTCCTGCTTGTTTCTGCATGACGGACGGCCAAAAACAAGGTTCTTTGCCGGCTTTTTAATAGCACTTACAGGTATTTTCCTGATCAGCTTCGGAGGGGTTAAGAATCTGCAGTTAAATCCTACGGGGGATTTGCTGGCTGTGATAGCGGCAATGATTTGGGCCGCGTTTTCAACGATCACAAAAAAAATCAGTGGGTTTGGATATAATACCATTCAGACTACAAGGCGGACGTTTTTTTATGGGCTGATCTTTATGGTTCCGGCTTTGCTCCTGATGGATTTTCATATTGAACTTATGCAGTTTGCCAGTCTTAAAAACGTTCTGAATCTTCTGTTTTTGGGATTTGGGGCTTCTGCATTATGCTTCGTGACATGGAACCTTGCCGTGAAGATCCTGGGCTCTGTGAAAACCAGTGTTTATATCTACATGGTACCTGTCATCACAGCAGTCACATCAGCACTTATTTTACATGAAAAATTAACGATGACAATTATTCTGGGTATTCTACTGACCTTGATCGGCCTCTTTTTATCTGAGGACAGAAAAACAGAGAAAACTACAGCAAAAGCAAAGGAGTATAAGATATATGCAGGCACAAAATGATAAATGCGTCATGGTACTGGACAAGGACCTGCCTCTGGGCATTCTGGCAAACACAGCGGGAATCATGGGAATCACGCTGGGAAAACACATCCCTGAGACGGTGGGAGCGGATGTCCTGGATAAGAGCGGAAAAGAACACCTGGGAATCATTGAATTGCCGGTTCCCATCCTGAAAGCAGACCGGGAAAAAATCAGGGAGATCCGAGAGCAGCTCTTCCAGCCGGAATTCGCTGATCTGATCGTGGTTGATTTTTCAGATGTTGCACAGAGCTGTAATGTCTATGAGGAGTATATTAAAAAAGCAGCAAGGGTGGAGGAAAAAGAAATGACTTACTTTGGTATCGGAATCTGCGGAGCCAAAAAGCTGGTCAATAAACTCACAGGCAGCCTGCCGCTGTTGAGATAGGAAGAAAACGGGCGATTCCGCATAAAGCGGTATCGCCCGTTTTTTGTATAGCAGTAGATGAGGATCACTGTAATGGGAGGAAAGGACATGGATCTTTGGTATACAGAAGTGTAAGCTTATGCATGGCTCTGGTGCATGCAATGTAGAGAAGGCTTCTGTCATATTCGGAAGCATAAGTTTCGCATCCCGCATGAGGAAGGATAACTTCATCAAATTCCAGTCCCTTTGACATCCGCACAGAGGTAACGGATATGCCGTTGTGAAAGCTTGTACTCTTAGGTGAAATAAGCTCTGTTTTATATTGGGAGCACAGGAGATGATAAAGCGTTTCTGCCGCCCGGTCAGTTTTTAGGATTATGCCCAAAGAACCAAAGCCGCTTTTCTGAAAACGGTGGATCGCTGCCCGTATGTGCTGCAGTTCATCCGCATCGGTTTTACAGGAGATCACAGCGGGAGCTTCTCCGTGGCGTTCCACAGGCTGAATCCCTGTGTGATGCAGAATAGATTTGGCAAAATGCATGAAATGAGCGTTCCACAACTATTCGCGAAATGTCCATTTTACGAATAGTTGTGGACTTTTTTGTCCGGATGGGCTATAATTAGGTAAATTCGCTGCTAAGAACTTAATCATAATGAGGTGTAAATTCATGGAGAAAAAAAACATCAGCTATCACGAGAAAAAATATATTGATAACAATATCCGTCTCAGAAATATTCTGGCGGAGCTTCCTCCGTATGTACAGGATTTCTGCAGAGGCCGCCAGACAACGCTTAGTATGCAGACCCAAATTGCATATTGTTATGATCTAAAGATATTTTTTCAATTCCTTACAACTGCAAATCCTGTTTTGAAAAATTCGGATCTTCGCAGTATATCCCTTGCTGTACTGGAAAATCTTCGTCCCACTGATATTGAAGAATTTCAGAATTATCTGAAAGTTTACGAAAGTCAAAATACAGGCGAGGCAATGACAAACGGTGAAATTGGTATATCAAGAAAAATTTCTGCGTTAAGAAGCTTGTTTGATTATCTCTATAAACATGAAATGGTTAAAAATAATCCAACCCGCATTGTGGACGTCCCAAAAGTACATGAAAAAGCCATAATCCAACTGGATCCTGACGAAATTGCTATGATTTTAGATTCTATGGAGGAATTCAGTGACAATTTGACGCCGCACCAAAAGGGCTATTATTTAAAGACAAAAACGCGTGATATTGCTATTATTACCCTCTTTCTCGGTACCGGCCTGCGTGTGTCTGAGTGTGTGGGGCTGGATATTTCGGATGTCAATTTTAAAAACAGCGGTCTCCGTGTGATACGAAAAGGCGGAAATGAGAAAATTGTTTATTTTGGTGAGGAAGTTGAAATTGCCCTTCTGAATTATCTGGAGGAAAGAGAAAATCTGGAGACAAAGCCAGGCCATGAAAATGCACTCTTCCTCTCCCTCCAGGGAACCCGTCTCAGTGTCCGTGCCACAGAGAAAATGGTCAAGAAATACACACAGCCCATTATTACAAATAAAAAAATCACACCCCATAAGCTGCGCTCTACCTACGGTACTGCTCTCTACGAAGAGACAGGGGATATCTACCTTGTGGCGGACGTTCTGGGACATAAAAGTGTGTCCACAACACAGAAACATTACGCCAAACTGAAAGACTCCAGAAGGCGTGCCGCAGCAAGCGCGGTACGGCTGAGAGAAAAAGAATAAGGCTTGCAGTTATGTTTTCATTACATGGGTTTCAGGTTTTTTTCTAAGCGTGCTGTCATCCATGCCAATCGTTTCCTCTGCCCATCTTCTGTCTTGGCATCTAAATAGGCTCGGGTATAAGTCTTTTTTACGGATGGGGGCATTGCTTGAAAATTGGTATATGCCACTTCGTTATCCTTTATTAAATTGCCCACTATTTCCATTTGGTCCTCCGTTATTGCGGAGGGCTTACCCGCCTTATCCCACTGGCCGTTTTTCTTTGCTTCCTCTATTTTTGCTCTTCCAAAATCGGTCATCAGACCGCGTTTTTCTAAACTTTTAACCAATGTTTTATTTTTCTCCGACCACTTACTGTTTTTACGGCGTGAAGAAAAATATTTCACATAAGATTTATCATCAACACGTTTCATAGCACCGTCAATCCAGCCATAACATAAAGCCTCCTCAAGGGCTTCTCCGGCTTTTATGGTTGACATCTCCTTTGTTTTTCCGAAAAGCAGCCAAACACCTTCACTGGACTGCCCGTTCTCTTTTAGCCATGCTCTAAATTCCTCACGTGTTTTAAAATTAAATGGATTATCCATGCTTGAATCCTTCCTGACTGTCTGTTAATGGTTTTTTGTACTGACATTCACTGCATTCAGCATCATGGATAGAAATGATACCTCCGCATTTGGGACAGGTATATTCCGCTCTTTGCTGCTCCAGGAAAGGGAACAGTCCCTGCTCCTGTACTGCCCTGCTGTTTGCCATAAGGCTGCTGTGATAACGGGTATTGTAGCTTTTTTCCAGCGCTTTTACCTGCTTACATGGATACAAGGCACAGTCAAAGCAATAAGTCAGACCTTTTTCTTTGATACAATCTTTGATCCTGCATTTTCTGCAATGCTCCGGTTTTCCCTGGTCACCTTTTGTACAGCCTTCACAGGGTTTTTTGTGATAACAGTGTTTATAACAAACCATACAATTCATTCCGCAGGGCGCAAACATGGCAGGCTCTATTTTTTCCGGCATCCTCATTTTTATTCACTCCTTATCCAAAAAGGCATGAACATATATTTCTGATATTTGTCTATGCCTTCTTATCTTTACAGCTTACTACAATACTATTTTACCAAAATAAATACGCCAACAGTATGTCATGTTTGTTTTTACTTATTCCAGAAACCTGCGGATGGTTATGGCTGCCTGTTCCGCATTGGAATAAATGGCTGGATGTCCCCCCTCTGGGAAAACACAGATTTCTGCCCCTGTTTCACCTGCTATTACACAGTATTCCGCCTGTAAGTCCTCTCTGGTCATTTCATCCCCTTCACTGCCCATAAGCAGAAGCGGAACCTGCAGGCTGGTCAGGGGTTTGGAGAATAATGGAAGTTTCTTCTCTGCACACTGCGTCAATGCTCTGGTATCCATATCCACGATACGCTCCCAGTCTTCGCCCTGACACCATCGGTAATATTCTACTGCCATGGCATCTTTCTTAGCATTTGCCCGCTCTTTTATCAGGTTTGCAGAGAAATCGCCTGCCAATGTCCGGCCATCAAAACTGTCTGCTACTACCCTGCCGACCAGGTCCGGGCGCTTTAATGCAGCATTGACGGCGACCCACGCACCACCGCTGGTCCCCACAAGATTTACCCGGTCAAGCTTTAGATGTTCCAGTAAAGCAATGGTCTGTTCGGCTTCCTCCATCCAGAGTTCTGGGGGGAAGTCCTCCAGGCGGTCTGAATTTCCGTGGCCCAGAAAGTCAATGAGAATGATATGGTATGTATCCTCATATAAAGGGAGCAGAGGCTCGAACATTCTGGAAGATGCTGTATTGCCGTGCAGGAATAACACGGGTTTTCCGTTTCCTGTTTCTGAGTAATAAATTTTTTTTGACTGATAATAGAAATATGACATAGTATGCCTCCTAATCGTTTCTCTGTTTTTGGTTTTCTGATTTGATTAGCAAGGCTTGTAGACACCAACACCTTGCTGTTAGTGTTTTGTGATCCAAATTCCCATAGTTTGCAACCTCCGTTCTTAATATATTCTCAGTATACCATAGGATCACGGGAATTTTACCATGAAATTCTCTTTGCAAACCGTCCGTCCTCCAACACAATGATTTGGTGGGCTTCAAGTATGGTACTGATACGCTGCGCAGCAATGATAGCGGCGCTGACTGTGATTACCGTAAGGCTGCAAGGCGCGTATGGAATAATTGACAGGGTATCTTAACATTGCTATAATCAGTGTAAATTACCCTATAACAGGAAGGCCTAAGTTTTGTACACATACCCATTTAGGAGGTCATCAGATGGAATTACGGGTTCTTCAGTATTTTCTTGCCATTGCCAGGGAGCAGAGCATTATCCGCGCTGCGGAATCCCTGCATCTTTCTCAACCGACACTATCCACCCAGATAAAGAACCTGGAGGAAGAACTGGGAAAGCAGCTCTTGATTCGCGGTACCAAAGGTTCACGTAAAGTGACTCTCACCGATGAAGGAATGATTTTGCGAATGCGGGCAGAAGAAATCCTTGAGTTGGTCAAAAAAACAGAAAAGGAAGTTACTCTCACCAATGATATTGTTATGGGGGATATTTTGATCGGGACCGGGGAGACAGATGCTGTCCGTATTTTAGCGCAGGCCGCAAAAAGCCTGCAGAATACGGCCCCGGGCATTCACTACCATATTTGCAGCGGAAATTCTACTTTTGTTATGGAACAGCTGGATAAAGGCCTGCTGGATTTTGGTATTGTATTTGGTCCGGTGGACTTGACGAAATACAATGCGCTCAAAATACCTGCCAGAGATGTCTGGGGTGTTTTGATGAGAAAGGATTCCCCTCTTGCATTAAAAGAAACAATATCACCAGCTGATTTATGGGAACAGCCTTTGATCATATCCCAGCAGGAAGAGAAAGGCGGCGCCTTAACACAATGGTTGAAATGTCAAATATCGGATCTGAATATAGCGGCCACGTACAATCTGATCTTTAATGCTTCTTTGATGGTAGATGAAGGCTTGGGTTATGCCGTTTGTTTGGATAAAATCATAAATACAACAGGAAACAGCGGCCTTTGTTTCAGACCACTGAATCCAGGGCTTGAGGCGGAAATGAGTATTATATGGAAAAAATATCAGATATTCTCTAAACCTGCAGAAAAATATATTGCAGTCTTAAAGAAACATCTGAATGCTGATCAAACGTAAACGTTTTTTGTTAAAGGATAATAGGATACCGGTTAAGGATGGTGATGATAAATGAAAAAAATATTTCTGGTTGAAGATGATAAGGAGATTGCCAAGAATCTTACGCTTCTGCTTCGTTCGGAGGGCTTTCAGGTTACCCATGCGCCTACCCAGCAAGAGGCGGTTTCCATGCTGGCTGAAGATAAATTCGACCTGGCGTTGGTGGACATATCCCTGCCGGACGGCAATGGCTTTACAGTCTGCACAGAAATCAAACAGACACAGAAGATACCTGTTATCTTCCTCACAGCTTCCGGTGATGAAGCCAGTGTTGTAACCGGTCTGAATATGGGGGCAGATGACTATATCACAAAACCTTTCCGCCCGCGCGAATTGATCGCCCGGATTGGTACTGCCCTGCGGAAATTCGGGTGTTCGCCGTCTGCCTTTGAAATGTGCGGTCTTTATGTGGACACCTCCAGCAGTGTGGTGAAGAAGGACGGCAAAGAAGTTTTTCTCTCCGCCTTAGAGTACCGCCTGCTGCTGGTGTTTATCAACAATCCCAAAATCATCCTGACAAGGGACAGGCTGCTGGATGAACTGTGGGACGCGGCAGGTGAGTTTGTCAATAACAATACCCTGACCGTCTACATCAAACGGCTTCGTGAGAAGATCGAGAATGATCCTGCGAACCCGCAGATAATCCTTACCGTCCGCGGAACGGGATATCGGCTGGGAGGCAGTTATGTTTCGGAATAGAGAGATTCGGCAGTTTTCCGTCTTATTTGCTGTCTTGTCCTTCGCTGCAGCGGCAGCCGGATTTGTCATCCATCCCGCAGCAGGGATACTGTCCCTGGTTACTGCTGCCGCTTTTGGCACTGCTTTTTTTGTATTTACGAAAGCCCGCTATAAGAACCTGTCACAGATTTCCGAACAGATTGATCTTGTCCTTCATAATGCGGATTCTTTGTTTATCAGTGAATCTGAGGAGGGCGAACTCTCTATCCTGCAAAGTGAGATCACAAAAATGACACTGCGTATTCGGGAGCAAAACGAAGCCTTAAAAAAGGAGAAGCAGCATCTTGCAGATTCTCTCGCTGACATTGCCCATCAGCTCCGCACTCCTCTCACCTCTGCCAACCTGATATTGTCTTTACTGGAGAATGCTTCAGACGGTAAAGAACGAAAGAACCTGCTGCGGGAAACAGAGGAATTATTTGTACAGATGGACTGGCTGGTTACCTCCCTGCTGAAATTATCCCGGCTGGACGCAGGTATCGTGGTTTTCCAAGAGGGAACTATAGAAATAAAAAGTGTGATAAACGCTGCACTGCGCCCATTTCTGATCCCAATGGAACTGCATAACATTGTTCTGTATACAGACATGGCAGAAGGGGCCAGGATCCGGGGGGACGCAGGCTGGCTTTCGGAGGCAGTTCAGAATGTGATTAAAAATTGTATCGAAAGTGCCGGTGATAACGGAAAGATTGAAATTGTCTGTGAAGATACCCCGCTGTTTGTTGAGATCACCCTTCATGACAGCGGGACAGGTTTCAAAAAAGAAGATCTGCCCTGCCTGTTTGACAGATTCTACCGTGGGAAAAATACAGACACTGCGGGATACGGAATCGGCCTGGCACTCTGCAAGACGATCATTACCCGGCAGGGCGGAACGGTCACCGCAAAGAACCATCCTAAGGGCGGTGCTGTATTTTCCATCCGTTTTCCAAAATAATGCATTTACTCCCTGGTGATGACAAAATACGGATTGTCCCATATGGCATCAATGCCCATCCACAGTTTTTCAAATTTGGAAATGCTTGTTTTCCGGTTATAGCCCTCTTCCGCTTTTTCCTGATAATTTGCCAGCCAGTCAAGGCTCTCCGCAAAATAAAGATACTCCGCATCATAACCCACTAATGGAAGGAAGCATAGATCACAATCCCAGTATTTTCAATATTTCCAAGTGGGGATGTTCCGTATCCGACTGAAATACATCCACATGGTTTATGTCTGCGCTTCTGTCAGAAAAAGCCGGAAAAAGAAAGCCGCACTCCGGTTTACCCGGTTCATAATCGCCCTCCAGCGGACAGATGGCACAAATAAGATATTCAAACATCTCTTCCGATTCCCATAACCGTTCATGGTCTGCTGCCTTTACAGGCACATCGTAGCGGTCATGGAAGACGAGGACCGCGTAGTCATGAGTGGATTGATAGGTTTCGGCGATCAATTCATAGAATGTCTCCATCATCACATCATTTTTCAGGCCGCAGGATTTCATTCCCATCAGAAGCTGCCGCATACTGCCGATTTTTATGGAATCCCCGGAGAATTTGTATCTTTTTAAATTTTTATTTGTACCGGAGAAGGGGATCGCCTTTGCGACAGCAAGGTTCTTTGTTTTATCTCCGGTTGAAAGCTTCAGAAAATTAGTATTAAAAGTGCCGTCTATTTCACCGTCTGCATCCATATAACTGCCTGCAACTCTTGTCATGGAAGTCCTTGCCGGTGTCATGCGCCTGGTCAGTTCCAGCATATCCTCTCTGTTTATCATTTCAGTCTCCTTGTGAAGATTATACGTTTCCTATATATTCATATCACAATTTTTCTTTGTCCACAAGAGGTTTTGTTTTAAATACAGGGTTGTTTCCAGATCGCACGGCCCTGCCCCCTTAACGGTACAGTACATAATCCATCATTTCCCTGGTAAAACCGGCTTCCTTCAGGGCCTCCCCCATATCTGCAGGATACTCTTTGACGGTGAGCCTCTTCTTCTCCGGAAAAAGTGCTTTTTCCCGGAATGCGAGAACAAATTTTTTTAGAACAGCCTTTGGATCCGCGTCTTCCAGCACCCTCAGAACTTTTCCCTGCCGCTCCAGCACCATGACAGGAATGCCGCCCTGCAGCGCCACGGCAGTACCGGGGACATTCAAAAAAGAACGGCCCTCTAAGTGTTCCAGCACCTTTCCCCAAAGCTGCATGGGGTCTGCTGCGTTCAGCCAGATGATCTGGGGGTCCGGATGTGCCAGGGCTTGTACGATGCCCTTGTAATCCTGTTTTCGTATAAACTGCGCACCGGAGAGTCCGCGTACAAAATAACCTCTCCTCACGCGGCCTGTGAACTCCCAGATACGAAGAACCTCCAGGGCCTGCTTCCAGTCAGGATAAGATTCCTGCTCACGGTCCGTATGAAGAGAGAGGGAGCGCCGGAAGGTTTCCCGGCACAGGATGATATTTTCCCGGAAAAAGCTTTCCAGAAGATACTCCATGGACGGATTTTTCAGAGGGTGGACCACATCCCACCGTCCCTTAGACATGGCGGCGATCCTGGCATTGACTCGCTGTCTTGCCGCTGATCTCCTGATTTTTTCCCTGTTCCTCCACTGCCTTACAGGAACAAAACTGTCTGCACTGACCATTCCTTTTTCTGCCAGCTCCATGAGCAGGCTGCGCACATCTTTGGATAGGGGAAGATGCGTCAGGGCTTTCAGAAAACTGGCACCCCGCCTGCAAAGCTCCCGGTAGAGAATTTTTTCCTCTGCTGCTTCCGGTTCCTCGGCTTGCATATCTCCGGAAAGGGGCGCGTTCCAGTCAATCTCTTCATACCGGAGAAAACAAAGCATGTCTCCGGGCAGCATTTTCCAGAAATAATCCCCTTCTGTCAGGATCCGGTCAAGCAGACCTTCACTGTATCTTTGGATTCTTCTGGCAAAGATGATATTTTCCCAGAATGATACGGGAAATCCCTGTCCACAGAATAATTCTATGGTCTGCTTTAACTGCTCCTCCGGTGAAGCATTGACCAGGACCCGGCCTGCGGTCAGGGAGGCATAGTGTTCCGGCGGCTGTGTGACTGCCTCCATGCGCAATCCCCGGATGGTGGCGTTTCTTGCCCTGTCGTAGAGTTTGGCGTGGTAATAAAAGCCGCTGTCCTCCACCAGCTCCTTTTGGGCGCACAAGGTTTCCAGCCATTGGACCATGCAGTCCATGCCCGGCAGATAGCGCTCCTGAATCTGCTTGGCAGTCCGGGGCCCCCGGTAATAGAGCATCCGCCGTATGATGTGCATACCATCCTGTTTATCCAGATCGGTAAGTGCATTTTTATATTCTTCATGCTGTTCCGCGGCAATCCAAAGTCCCGGTTCCATATAGTCTGCCATTTCCTGTGCCGCCAGTTCCTCCAGCCAGTCCGATATACAGCAAAGTTTTGGAGTTCCCGCGTACATATCCTGCAGCTCCGATACTGTTACATCGCCTTCCATCATCAGAAGAGTGTGCAGACCTTCGGCATCCTCGGGAAGTTTTCTGTGCTCCTGCACCTTTTTGAGTGACTCTGCCGAT includes the following:
- a CDS encoding DMT family transporter; its protein translation is MNKTIHGHIAAFLTILIWGTTFISTKVLLRSFEPVEILFIRFMIGYIALWCVCPRRLNISERKQEWYFAAAGLCGVTLYYLFENIALTYTLASNVGVIISIAPFFTVIFSCLFLHDGRPKTRFFAGFLIALTGIFLISFGGVKNLQLNPTGDLLAVIAAMIWAAFSTITKKISGFGYNTIQTTRRTFFYGLIFMVPALLLMDFHIELMQFASLKNVLNLLFLGFGASALCFVTWNLAVKILGSVKTSVYIYMVPVITAVTSALILHEKLTMTIILGILLTLIGLFLSEDRKTEKTTAKAKEYKIYAGTK
- a CDS encoding DUF2000 domain-containing protein translates to MQAQNDKCVMVLDKDLPLGILANTAGIMGITLGKHIPETVGADVLDKSGKEHLGIIELPVPILKADREKIREIREQLFQPEFADLIVVDFSDVAQSCNVYEEYIKKAARVEEKEMTYFGIGICGAKKLVNKLTGSLPLLR
- a CDS encoding ATP-binding domain-containing protein — encoded protein: MHFAKSILHHTGIQPVERHGEAPAVISCKTDADELQHIRAAIHRFQKSGFGSLGIILKTDRAAETLYHLLCSQYKTELISPKSTSFHNGISVTSVRMSKGLEFDEVILPHAGCETYASEYDRSLLYIACTRAMHKLTLLYTKDPCPFLPLQ
- a CDS encoding tyrosine-type recombinase/integrase — its product is MEKKNISYHEKKYIDNNIRLRNILAELPPYVQDFCRGRQTTLSMQTQIAYCYDLKIFFQFLTTANPVLKNSDLRSISLAVLENLRPTDIEEFQNYLKVYESQNTGEAMTNGEIGISRKISALRSLFDYLYKHEMVKNNPTRIVDVPKVHEKAIIQLDPDEIAMILDSMEEFSDNLTPHQKGYYLKTKTRDIAIITLFLGTGLRVSECVGLDISDVNFKNSGLRVIRKGGNEKIVYFGEEVEIALLNYLEERENLETKPGHENALFLSLQGTRLSVRATEKMVKKYTQPIITNKKITPHKLRSTYGTALYEETGDIYLVADVLGHKSVSTTQKHYAKLKDSRRRAAASAVRLREKE
- a CDS encoding YdeI/OmpD-associated family protein → MDNPFNFKTREEFRAWLKENGQSSEGVWLLFGKTKEMSTIKAGEALEEALCYGWIDGAMKRVDDKSYVKYFSSRRKNSKWSEKNKTLVKSLEKRGLMTDFGRAKIEEAKKNGQWDKAGKPSAITEDQMEIVGNLIKDNEVAYTNFQAMPPSVKKTYTRAYLDAKTEDGQRKRLAWMTARLEKNLKPM
- a CDS encoding DUF3795 domain-containing protein, translating into MRMPEKIEPAMFAPCGMNCMVCYKHCYHKKPCEGCTKGDQGKPEHCRKCRIKDCIKEKGLTYCFDCALYPCKQVKALEKSYNTRYHSSLMANSRAVQEQGLFPFLEQQRAEYTCPKCGGIISIHDAECSECQYKKPLTDSQEGFKHG
- a CDS encoding alpha/beta fold hydrolase, whose translation is MSYFYYQSKKIYYSETGNGKPVLFLHGNTASSRMFEPLLPLYEDTYHIILIDFLGHGNSDRLEDFPPELWMEEAEQTIALLEHLKLDRVNLVGTSGGAWVAVNAALKRPDLVGRVVADSFDGRTLAGDFSANLIKERANAKKDAMAVEYYRWCQGEDWERIVDMDTRALTQCAEKKLPLFSKPLTSLQVPLLLMGSEGDEMTREDLQAEYCVIAGETGAEICVFPEGGHPAIYSNAEQAAITIRRFLE
- a CDS encoding LysR family transcriptional regulator, with protein sequence MELRVLQYFLAIAREQSIIRAAESLHLSQPTLSTQIKNLEEELGKQLLIRGTKGSRKVTLTDEGMILRMRAEEILELVKKTEKEVTLTNDIVMGDILIGTGETDAVRILAQAAKSLQNTAPGIHYHICSGNSTFVMEQLDKGLLDFGIVFGPVDLTKYNALKIPARDVWGVLMRKDSPLALKETISPADLWEQPLIISQQEEKGGALTQWLKCQISDLNIAATYNLIFNASLMVDEGLGYAVCLDKIINTTGNSGLCFRPLNPGLEAEMSIIWKKYQIFSKPAEKYIAVLKKHLNADQT
- a CDS encoding response regulator transcription factor; this translates as MKKIFLVEDDKEIAKNLTLLLRSEGFQVTHAPTQQEAVSMLAEDKFDLALVDISLPDGNGFTVCTEIKQTQKIPVIFLTASGDEASVVTGLNMGADDYITKPFRPRELIARIGTALRKFGCSPSAFEMCGLYVDTSSSVVKKDGKEVFLSALEYRLLLVFINNPKIILTRDRLLDELWDAAGEFVNNNTLTVYIKRLREKIENDPANPQIILTVRGTGYRLGGSYVSE
- a CDS encoding sensor histidine kinase, which gives rise to MFRNREIRQFSVLFAVLSFAAAAAGFVIHPAAGILSLVTAAAFGTAFFVFTKARYKNLSQISEQIDLVLHNADSLFISESEEGELSILQSEITKMTLRIREQNEALKKEKQHLADSLADIAHQLRTPLTSANLILSLLENASDGKERKNLLRETEELFVQMDWLVTSLLKLSRLDAGIVVFQEGTIEIKSVINAALRPFLIPMELHNIVLYTDMAEGARIRGDAGWLSEAVQNVIKNCIESAGDNGKIEIVCEDTPLFVEITLHDSGTGFKKEDLPCLFDRFYRGKNTDTAGYGIGLALCKTIITRQGGTVTAKNHPKGGAVFSIRFPK
- a CDS encoding DUF4317 family protein, whose translation is MINREDMLELTRRMTPARTSMTRVAGSYMDADGEIDGTFNTNFLKLSTGDKTKNLAVAKAIPFSGTNKNLKRYKFSGDSIKIGSMRQLLMGMKSCGLKNDVMMETFYELIAETYQSTHDYAVLVFHDRYDVPVKAADHERLWESEEMFEYLICAICPLEGDYEPGKPECGFLFPAFSDRSADINHVDVFQSDTEHPHLEILKILGL